In Choristoneura fumiferana chromosome 21, NRCan_CFum_1, whole genome shotgun sequence, a single genomic region encodes these proteins:
- the LOC141439497 gene encoding ubiquitin-conjugating enzyme E2 T-like, with translation MALNPRSGRLAYEIKLFQTRPPWGVVCNFEKDDQCDMFLVTMRGPKGTPYEDGSFKLTITIPEKYPFEPPLVKFVTPVYHPNIDKGGRICMDLLKMPPKGAWTPTITLDTLLITLQTLLANPNPDDPLMMDIAMEYKENIDTFMKNARAHTEKHAREV, from the exons atGGCATTAAATCCTCGATCAGGCAGGCTCGCTTATGAAATTAAGCTGTTCCAAACAAGGCCTCCATGGGGCGTCGTTTGCAATTTCGAGAAAGATGATCAGTGCGACATGTTTTTGGTGACAATGCGAGGTCCTAAGGGGACTCCTTACGAAGACGGGTCATTTAAGCTTACTATAACTATCCCGGAGAAGTACCCGTTCGAGCCGCCGCTTGTGAAGTTTGTGACACCGGTGTATCACCCAAATATTGATAAAG GTGGTCGAATTTGTATGGATCTACTCAAAATGCCACCCAAAGGTGCCTGGACTCCAACAATAACCCTTGACACGCTCCTCATTACACTGCAGACTCTCCTGGCCAACCCGAACCCCGACGACCCCCTCATGATGGACATAGCTATGGAATACAAGGAAAATATAGATACATTTATGAAGAATGCTCGGGCTCACACTGAAAAACATGCTAGGGAAGTGtga